One stretch of Akkermansia massiliensis DNA includes these proteins:
- a CDS encoding alpha/beta hydrolase, with the protein MNSFFVILVVLVQSAAHGFSQMEFTIGLFDGGRNRVVPVTVYQPEKESSETKVIIFNHGYDGNRNVKSSQAYSYLNRFLAGKGYYVISIQHELPQDPLLAMEGNLMEARMPNWERGVENILFAIQEFRKLKPGLDWGKLILIGHSNGGDMVMLFAARHPLLVDKAISLDHRRMKMPRIRKPRLYTLRGCDYEADEGVLPGIKEQEEFHMRVVKLEGVTHSGMGGGGTEKQHELVNRFVLEFIK; encoded by the coding sequence ATGAACAGTTTTTTTGTTATACTGGTTGTGCTGGTTCAAAGCGCTGCCCATGGCTTCTCCCAGATGGAATTCACCATTGGCCTTTTTGATGGCGGCAGGAACAGAGTGGTTCCGGTAACCGTTTATCAGCCGGAGAAGGAAAGCTCCGAGACAAAGGTAATCATTTTCAATCATGGCTATGACGGAAACAGGAACGTCAAATCCAGCCAGGCATATTCCTATTTGAACCGTTTTCTTGCAGGAAAGGGGTATTATGTAATCAGCATACAGCATGAATTGCCCCAGGATCCGCTTCTGGCAATGGAAGGGAATTTGATGGAGGCCCGCATGCCGAATTGGGAAAGGGGAGTGGAAAATATCCTGTTTGCCATTCAGGAGTTCAGGAAGCTGAAACCGGGATTGGATTGGGGAAAGCTTATTCTCATAGGGCACTCAAACGGAGGGGACATGGTCATGCTTTTTGCGGCCAGGCATCCCCTTTTGGTCGATAAGGCCATTTCCCTGGATCACCGCAGGATGAAGATGCCGAGAATCCGGAAACCGCGGCTGTATACCTTGAGGGGATGTGATTATGAGGCGGACGAGGGAGTGCTGCCCGGTATAAAGGAGCAGGAGGAGTTTCATATGAGGGTGGTGAAGCTGGAGGGAGTTACGCATAGCGGCATGGGAGGGGGCGGAACGGAGAAACAGCACGAGCTGGTCAATCGGTTTGTACTTGAGTTTATCAAGTGA
- the gcvT gene encoding glycine cleavage system aminomethyltransferase GcvT yields MTDPDVKSTPLAAKHVELGARMVPFAGWNMPVQYTGILDEHKAVREACGIFDISHMGQFTVAGAAAAAWLNSMLTNDINKLDIGQGQYSIMLNDRAGVIDDLILYRMEPETFFVVVNASKIDEDFAWLSAHKPADVVLENHSDEYVGLAVQGPKCGEIFARVIPGVELPPRNGISRITVDGTDLLVCRTGYTGEDGFEFFCPAREGVKWFEAFLDAGAKPCGLGARDSLRLEMCYPLNGSDLAPDKTPLEAGLGFFCALDTDFTGADILREQKANGLTQRLVAIEYTGKGAPPRAHYAVHVPGGEAIGELTSGVLSPSLMKGIALAYLPVAHAKVGTELEIDVRGRKFPAVVVKKPFYKKG; encoded by the coding sequence ATGACTGATCCCGACGTCAAATCCACCCCTTTGGCAGCCAAGCACGTTGAACTGGGAGCCAGAATGGTTCCCTTCGCCGGCTGGAACATGCCGGTGCAGTACACCGGCATCCTGGACGAACACAAAGCCGTGCGCGAAGCCTGCGGCATCTTTGACATCTCCCACATGGGCCAGTTCACGGTGGCCGGCGCCGCAGCGGCTGCATGGCTGAACTCCATGCTGACCAATGACATCAATAAACTGGACATCGGCCAGGGGCAATACTCCATCATGCTCAATGACCGGGCCGGAGTCATTGATGACCTCATCCTGTACCGGATGGAGCCGGAAACCTTCTTCGTGGTGGTGAACGCCTCCAAGATTGACGAAGACTTCGCGTGGCTCTCCGCCCACAAGCCCGCGGACGTGGTCCTGGAAAACCATTCCGACGAATATGTGGGCCTGGCCGTCCAGGGCCCCAAATGCGGAGAAATCTTCGCCCGCGTCATTCCCGGCGTGGAGCTCCCCCCCCGCAACGGCATCTCCCGCATCACGGTGGACGGAACGGACCTCCTCGTCTGCCGCACCGGCTATACCGGGGAAGACGGCTTTGAATTCTTCTGTCCGGCCCGGGAAGGCGTCAAATGGTTTGAAGCCTTCCTTGACGCAGGCGCCAAGCCCTGCGGCCTGGGCGCGCGCGACAGCCTGCGCCTGGAAATGTGCTATCCTCTGAACGGTTCCGACCTCGCTCCGGACAAAACGCCTCTGGAAGCCGGGCTCGGCTTCTTCTGCGCGCTGGATACGGACTTCACCGGCGCCGACATTCTTCGTGAACAGAAAGCCAACGGCCTCACCCAGCGCCTGGTGGCTATTGAATACACCGGCAAGGGAGCTCCTCCCCGCGCCCACTATGCCGTTCACGTTCCCGGAGGAGAAGCCATCGGAGAACTTACCAGCGGCGTGCTCTCTCCTTCACTGATGAAGGGCATTGCCCTGGCCTACCTGCCTGTCGCCCATGCCAAGGTCGGCACCGAGCTGGAAATTGACGTAAGGGGAAGGAAATTCCCTGCCGTGGTAGTTAAAAAACCCTTTTATAAGAAAGGTTGA
- a CDS encoding D-alanyl-D-alanine carboxypeptidase family protein: MRLFALLAGFTLCLSSTSCQSYGDSSDYIPLATPVPPQLSQPVANALPRPANFPTRPVAIPPSAPRTPRCASACVMDALTGKVLFSHNGLQHRQVASTQKLVTAMVVLEHGSLDRKVVIQPSDTKADPTKLGFRAGEVYSRRELLNALMIRSFNDVAVALARDTAGSVPRFAQLMNAKARQMGMYNSRFVNPNGLPADQYSTAIDMARCAYYVYRNPELRNIICKRQYAFTRANGKTLLLRNTNKLLTQHPWVTGMKTGYTNAAGRCLVSSAGFNGRHVIVVVLGCHPSRIWAESENLLKWALGDAA, from the coding sequence ATGCGTTTGTTCGCCCTTCTCGCAGGATTCACCCTTTGCCTGAGCTCCACGAGCTGCCAATCGTATGGGGATTCAAGTGATTACATCCCCCTGGCAACGCCCGTTCCCCCGCAGCTTTCCCAGCCGGTAGCCAACGCCCTTCCCCGCCCCGCCAACTTTCCCACGCGTCCGGTAGCCATTCCGCCGAGCGCCCCCCGCACGCCCCGCTGTGCCAGCGCCTGCGTCATGGACGCCCTCACCGGAAAAGTGCTTTTCTCCCACAACGGACTCCAGCACCGCCAAGTAGCCAGCACGCAGAAACTCGTGACGGCCATGGTCGTCCTTGAACACGGCAGCCTGGACAGGAAGGTGGTTATCCAGCCTTCCGACACCAAGGCGGATCCCACCAAGCTGGGCTTCCGCGCCGGAGAAGTCTATTCCCGCCGGGAACTGCTCAATGCCCTGATGATCCGCAGCTTCAATGACGTAGCCGTGGCCCTGGCCCGCGACACGGCGGGGTCCGTTCCCCGTTTCGCCCAGTTGATGAACGCCAAGGCGCGCCAGATGGGCATGTACAACTCCCGCTTCGTCAACCCCAACGGTCTCCCCGCGGACCAGTACTCCACCGCTATTGACATGGCCCGCTGCGCCTATTACGTCTACCGCAATCCGGAACTGCGCAACATCATCTGCAAACGCCAGTACGCCTTCACCCGCGCCAACGGCAAGACGCTTCTGCTGAGAAACACCAACAAGCTGCTCACCCAGCACCCGTGGGTCACCGGCATGAAAACCGGCTACACGAACGCCGCCGGCCGCTGCCTGGTTTCCTCCGCCGGCTTCAACGGCCGCCATGTCATCGTCGTCGTTCTCGGCTGCCATCCGTCCCGCATCTGGGCGGAATCTGAAAACCTGCTCAAATGGGCCCTGGGTGACGCCGCATAA
- the gcvP gene encoding aminomethyl-transferring glycine dehydrogenase: protein MNTHSDFARRHIGPQGEERREMLDSLGYQTLDELIADIVPADIRMQDPLDLPAAKSETEALEELRSILRKNKLLKTFIGQGYYGTITPSVILRNVLENPGWYTAYTPYQPEIAQGRLEMLMNFQTMVSSLTGLPVANASLLDEGTAAAEAVTMCRNARPKANTFFVADTCHPQTISVIRTRAAFQGVNILVGDWTSFDPASVGADLAGALVQYPDTLGRICDYTDFFSRVHATGALCVVAADLMALTVIREPGAFGADICIGNTQRFGVPMGFGGPHAAYMSCTDALKRRMPGRLIGMSIDTQGRPAYRLALQTREQHIRRDKATSNICTAQVLLAVLAAFYAVYHGKEGLKRIGTEIHRKTKSLYKALTNAGITIENKDFFDTLLLTVPGQADAMVRKALEAGYNIRKVDAGHVTISLDETATCADVAALASALAGAETSAPCCCETPAWAPVHTRQTPFCTETAFNSYHSETEMMRYIRRLESRDLALNEAMIPLGSCTMKLNAASEMIPITWPETSSLHPFVPADQSEGIREMLSVLSDRLAKITGFAAVSLQPNAGAAGEYAGLLAIRRYQKHAGEGHRDVCLIPTSAHGTNPASSAMAGLKVVPVKCDEGGNIDMEDLKAQAETHRDNLSCIMVTYPSTHGVYEQTIRELCDIVHANGGQVYMDGANMNAQVGLTCPGCIGADVCHLNLHKTFAMPHGGGGPGIGPIGVAEHLVPFLPGHLTLGHEEGAVASAAWGSASIAAICWMYLSMMGPEGLKEVTEMAILNANYIAKKLGPLFPVLYSGNKGLVAHECILDPRQLTHDAGLTVDDIAKRLMDYGFHGPTMSFPVPGTLMVEPTESEPKEELDRFIEAMEHIHAEITAVINGTADKEDNVLKNSPHTAEMVSADEWRHPYSRSEAAYPVSGLRIHKFWPYVGRVDNVYGDRNLVCTCDTVEEFSKAVEA from the coding sequence ATGAATACCCACTCAGACTTTGCCAGACGGCACATCGGCCCCCAGGGGGAAGAACGCCGGGAGATGCTTGACAGCCTCGGCTACCAAACTCTTGATGAACTCATTGCGGACATCGTTCCCGCAGACATCCGGATGCAGGATCCCCTGGACCTGCCCGCAGCCAAATCGGAAACGGAAGCCCTGGAGGAACTCCGTTCCATCCTCCGGAAAAACAAGCTTCTGAAAACCTTCATCGGCCAGGGCTACTACGGCACCATCACGCCCTCCGTCATCCTGCGCAACGTACTGGAAAATCCCGGCTGGTATACGGCCTACACGCCCTATCAGCCGGAAATCGCCCAGGGACGCCTGGAAATGCTCATGAACTTCCAGACCATGGTCTCCTCCCTGACGGGCCTGCCGGTGGCGAACGCCTCCCTGCTGGATGAAGGCACCGCCGCCGCGGAAGCCGTCACCATGTGCCGGAACGCGCGCCCCAAGGCAAACACCTTCTTTGTGGCGGACACCTGCCACCCCCAGACCATCAGCGTCATCCGCACCCGCGCCGCCTTCCAGGGCGTCAACATCCTGGTGGGGGACTGGACCTCCTTTGACCCCGCCTCCGTCGGCGCGGATCTAGCCGGGGCGCTCGTCCAGTATCCGGACACGCTCGGCCGCATCTGCGACTACACGGACTTCTTCTCCCGCGTGCATGCCACGGGCGCGCTCTGCGTCGTGGCGGCGGACCTGATGGCCCTCACCGTCATCCGGGAACCCGGCGCCTTCGGGGCTGACATCTGCATTGGCAACACGCAGCGTTTCGGCGTTCCGATGGGCTTCGGCGGCCCCCACGCCGCCTACATGTCCTGCACGGACGCCCTGAAGCGCCGCATGCCCGGCCGCCTCATCGGCATGTCCATAGACACCCAGGGCCGCCCGGCCTACCGCCTGGCCCTGCAAACGCGGGAACAGCACATCCGCCGCGACAAGGCCACCTCCAACATCTGCACCGCCCAGGTGCTTCTGGCCGTGCTGGCCGCTTTCTACGCCGTATACCACGGGAAGGAAGGCCTCAAGCGCATCGGCACGGAAATCCACCGGAAAACCAAAAGCCTGTACAAGGCGCTCACGAACGCCGGCATCACCATTGAAAACAAGGACTTCTTTGATACCCTGCTGCTGACCGTCCCCGGCCAGGCGGACGCCATGGTCCGGAAAGCCCTGGAAGCGGGTTACAACATCCGCAAGGTGGATGCCGGCCACGTCACCATTTCCCTGGATGAAACCGCTACCTGCGCAGACGTAGCGGCGCTGGCCTCCGCCCTTGCGGGCGCGGAAACCTCCGCCCCCTGCTGCTGCGAGACTCCCGCCTGGGCCCCAGTCCATACGCGCCAGACGCCCTTCTGCACGGAAACGGCCTTCAACTCCTACCATTCCGAAACGGAAATGATGCGCTACATCCGCCGTCTGGAATCACGGGACCTGGCCCTGAACGAAGCCATGATCCCTCTGGGCTCCTGCACGATGAAGCTGAACGCCGCTTCCGAGATGATCCCCATCACGTGGCCGGAAACCAGCTCCCTGCATCCCTTTGTTCCGGCGGACCAGTCGGAAGGCATCCGGGAAATGCTCTCCGTCCTGTCCGACCGCCTGGCGAAAATCACGGGCTTTGCCGCCGTCTCCCTCCAACCCAACGCGGGCGCGGCGGGGGAATACGCCGGCCTGCTGGCCATCCGCCGCTACCAGAAGCACGCCGGGGAAGGCCACCGCGACGTCTGCCTCATCCCGACCTCCGCCCATGGAACGAACCCCGCTTCCTCCGCCATGGCGGGCCTCAAGGTGGTGCCCGTCAAATGTGACGAAGGCGGCAACATCGACATGGAGGACCTGAAAGCCCAGGCGGAAACCCACCGGGACAACCTCTCCTGCATCATGGTCACCTACCCCTCCACGCACGGGGTGTATGAACAGACCATCAGGGAACTCTGCGACATCGTCCACGCCAACGGCGGCCAGGTGTACATGGACGGCGCCAACATGAACGCCCAGGTGGGGCTGACCTGCCCCGGCTGCATCGGCGCGGACGTCTGCCACCTGAACCTGCATAAAACCTTCGCGATGCCGCACGGCGGCGGCGGTCCCGGCATCGGGCCCATCGGCGTGGCGGAACACCTCGTTCCCTTCCTGCCCGGCCACCTCACGCTGGGCCATGAGGAAGGAGCTGTGGCCTCCGCAGCATGGGGAAGCGCCTCCATTGCCGCCATCTGCTGGATGTACCTGTCCATGATGGGACCGGAAGGCCTCAAGGAAGTCACGGAAATGGCTATCCTGAACGCCAACTACATCGCTAAAAAACTCGGCCCCCTCTTCCCGGTCCTCTACTCCGGAAACAAGGGGCTGGTGGCCCATGAATGCATCCTGGATCCGCGCCAGCTCACCCATGACGCCGGCCTCACCGTGGATGACATCGCCAAGCGGCTCATGGACTACGGCTTCCACGGCCCCACCATGTCCTTCCCTGTTCCGGGAACCCTGATGGTGGAACCCACGGAATCGGAACCCAAGGAGGAACTGGACCGCTTCATCGAAGCCATGGAACACATTCATGCGGAGATCACGGCCGTCATCAACGGCACGGCGGACAAGGAAGACAACGTCCTGAAAAACTCCCCCCATACCGCGGAAATGGTCTCCGCCGACGAATGGCGGCACCCCTACTCCCGCAGTGAGGCGGCCTATCCGGTATCCGGCCTGCGCATCCATAAATTCTGGCCGTACGTGGGCCGGGTGGACAACGTCTACGGGGACCGGAACCTGGTCTGCACCTGTGACACGGTGGAGGAATTCTCCAAAGCCGTGGAAGCGTAA
- a CDS encoding DUF805 domain-containing protein — MSDLYEYQAIDGSSKGPVSLVLLIQARNHGRLSNRTLVRKLPDGGWQPLSSFIPSMTVMDADMEESAMPELETGGEPAIPAWTRKKYWTRIIKGWCSFEGRAGKQEMREVYSTMGIAWLVVAGVPSIMKSGFFSVSPLLELLFPLAYVVLPVLFLPLAATMVRRLHDVGKSGLFLIWLAVPVVGWLLLMYLCYGESLPGENKYGDPPWS, encoded by the coding sequence ATGAGCGACCTTTACGAGTACCAGGCGATTGACGGTTCCTCCAAGGGACCCGTCTCTCTGGTGCTTCTGATTCAGGCTCGCAACCATGGGCGGCTGTCCAACCGTACCCTGGTGAGGAAGCTTCCCGACGGGGGCTGGCAGCCGCTGTCTTCCTTCATTCCCTCCATGACCGTCATGGATGCCGATATGGAGGAATCAGCCATGCCGGAGCTCGAAACCGGGGGAGAGCCCGCCATTCCCGCCTGGACGCGGAAGAAGTATTGGACGCGCATCATTAAGGGATGGTGCAGTTTTGAAGGACGCGCCGGAAAACAGGAGATGCGCGAGGTTTATTCCACCATGGGCATCGCGTGGCTGGTCGTGGCAGGGGTTCCGTCCATCATGAAAAGCGGTTTTTTTTCCGTGTCCCCCCTGTTGGAGCTGCTTTTTCCCCTGGCTTACGTGGTGCTTCCCGTGTTGTTTCTCCCCCTGGCGGCTACGATGGTGCGGCGCCTGCATGATGTGGGGAAAAGCGGCCTTTTCCTGATATGGCTGGCCGTGCCCGTAGTGGGCTGGCTGCTGTTGATGTATTTGTGTTATGGGGAGAGCCTGCCGGGAGAGAACAAGTACGGTGATCCGCCCTGGAGTTGA
- a CDS encoding glycosyltransferase family 4 protein, with translation MKIVHLVPSMESGGVEQVVMELGSGLSARGVENIVVSGGGRLVPRLEKEGSRHILMPIGKKSLATFFRIGALRALLQAVRPDILHLHSRVPAWVGYLAWKKLPPEDRPGLVTSVHGFYSVNRYSAIMSRGEGVIAVSNCIRDYILTHYPSTPEDHIRIIPNAISPDQHHPDYSPSREWLTGWHMSYPELKGKFTLCLPGRITRLKGQLDLIPIVRQLLERGIPAHAVIVGETKKGKEEYKNEVLREIERAGVSHAFTWTGHRQDLRDIISTCSVTLSLTKSPEAFGKSTLEALALGRPVAGYAHGGVKEQLDAFLPEGNIAVGDASSMAALLSRWYAQPPPLPRHIPSPYKMEDMIQAHLDVYQELTPYS, from the coding sequence ATGAAAATAGTACATCTCGTCCCCTCCATGGAATCCGGAGGCGTGGAACAAGTCGTCATGGAACTGGGCAGCGGCCTTTCCGCCCGGGGCGTGGAAAACATCGTCGTCTCCGGCGGCGGACGCCTGGTTCCCCGGCTGGAAAAGGAAGGCTCCCGCCACATCCTGATGCCGATCGGCAAAAAAAGCCTCGCCACCTTCTTCCGCATCGGCGCCCTCCGCGCCTTGCTCCAGGCCGTCAGGCCGGACATCCTGCATCTTCATTCCCGCGTTCCCGCCTGGGTAGGCTACCTGGCATGGAAAAAACTGCCGCCGGAAGACAGACCCGGCCTCGTCACCAGCGTGCACGGCTTCTACTCCGTCAACCGGTACTCCGCCATCATGAGCCGGGGGGAAGGGGTGATTGCCGTTTCCAACTGCATCCGGGACTACATCCTCACCCATTATCCGTCCACTCCCGAGGACCATATCAGAATCATTCCCAATGCCATTTCCCCAGACCAGCACCACCCGGACTACTCCCCTTCCCGGGAATGGCTCACGGGCTGGCATATGTCCTATCCCGAGCTCAAGGGAAAATTCACCCTGTGCCTGCCAGGCCGCATCACGCGCCTGAAAGGGCAGCTGGACCTGATTCCCATTGTAAGACAGCTTCTGGAACGGGGAATTCCGGCCCACGCCGTCATCGTGGGAGAGACCAAAAAGGGAAAGGAAGAATATAAAAACGAAGTCCTCCGGGAAATTGAGCGGGCCGGCGTCTCCCACGCCTTCACCTGGACCGGCCACCGCCAGGACCTGCGGGACATCATTTCCACTTGTTCCGTCACTCTTTCCCTGACCAAAAGCCCGGAGGCCTTCGGCAAATCAACCCTTGAGGCGCTCGCCCTGGGCAGACCCGTTGCCGGGTACGCCCACGGCGGAGTCAAGGAACAACTGGACGCCTTCCTGCCGGAAGGAAACATCGCCGTGGGGGACGCTTCCTCCATGGCTGCCCTGCTTTCCCGCTGGTACGCCCAGCCCCCTCCCCTGCCCCGTCACATACCCTCCCCTTACAAGATGGAGGATATGATTCAGGCCCATCTGGACGTTTACCAGGAACTGACCCCTTATTCATGA
- the dprA gene encoding DNA-processing protein DprA, with protein sequence MTPREAAITLNLIPGLGPVRVMRLMQVFASPELVLEAPASMLMDIPGIGAQLARHISSWRSIVNPYRELELADKAGATVTTVFDASYPAALRELTDAPIVLYSWGSWTAGDSERSIAVVGSRMATHYGRLCARTVSHDLAEAGVTVISGLARGVDTEAHTGALDAGGRTVAVIGAGLSKLYPWENRNLAQRIADGHGAVVSEFPMELPPSRTTFPMRNRIVSGWSRATLVVEASGRSGALITARTAGEQGREVFCIPGPVDRHSSDGCHALIRDGATLAAGASDILHDMKWTAPEQGLPLFSPSSLSAAAPPLPPTAEEKEILHAVRMGFNTIDTLCASLGKPACAITPLLSRMQIAGQITPDAGGYFSINHKGH encoded by the coding sequence ATGACGCCCCGGGAAGCCGCCATAACCCTGAACCTGATACCGGGGCTGGGCCCTGTCAGGGTCATGCGCCTCATGCAGGTATTCGCCTCTCCGGAACTGGTTCTGGAAGCTCCGGCCTCCATGCTGATGGATATTCCCGGCATCGGGGCACAGCTGGCTCGCCACATCTCATCCTGGCGGAGCATCGTCAATCCGTACCGGGAGCTGGAACTGGCGGATAAGGCGGGGGCCACGGTCACCACGGTCTTTGACGCCTCCTATCCCGCCGCCCTGCGCGAGCTGACGGACGCGCCCATCGTCCTTTATTCCTGGGGATCCTGGACCGCGGGGGATTCCGAACGCTCCATCGCCGTCGTCGGTTCACGCATGGCCACCCACTACGGCAGGCTATGCGCCAGAACCGTCTCTCATGACCTGGCGGAGGCCGGGGTAACCGTCATTTCCGGACTGGCGCGCGGCGTGGATACGGAGGCCCATACGGGAGCCCTGGATGCGGGGGGACGCACCGTCGCCGTCATCGGAGCGGGCCTCAGCAAGCTGTATCCATGGGAAAACAGAAACCTGGCGCAGCGCATTGCGGACGGCCATGGAGCGGTAGTCTCCGAATTCCCGATGGAGCTGCCCCCCTCCCGCACCACCTTTCCCATGCGCAACCGCATCGTGAGCGGCTGGAGCCGCGCGACGCTGGTGGTGGAAGCCTCCGGACGCAGCGGAGCCCTGATCACGGCGCGGACGGCAGGGGAACAGGGACGGGAGGTCTTCTGCATTCCCGGCCCGGTTGACCGGCATTCCTCCGACGGCTGCCACGCCCTCATCCGGGACGGAGCCACGCTGGCCGCCGGAGCCTCCGACATCCTGCATGACATGAAATGGACCGCCCCGGAACAGGGTCTGCCCCTTTTTTCCCCATCCTCCCTTTCCGCCGCTGCACCTCCGCTGCCTCCCACTGCGGAGGAAAAGGAAATCCTCCATGCCGTCAGGATGGGCTTCAATACCATTGACACCCTCTGCGCCTCACTGGGGAAACCGGCATGCGCCATTACGCCGCTTCTGTCCAGAATGCAAATTGCAGGGCAAATCACGCCGGATGCAGGCGGATACTTTTCCATCAACCACAAGGGACACTAA
- the ychF gene encoding redox-regulated ATPase YchF, which yields MLQAGIVGLPNVGKSTLFNAVTRTRKAQAANYPFCTIDPNVGMVTVPDSRLQVLSDMSGSEKIIPTLIEFVDIAGLVKGASEGAGLGNQFLANIREVDAIVQVVRCFDNDDIIHELGSVDPLRDIEIINSELILADIATMDKRLSSRERKARSGDKEAKAEVALITKLLPHLNEGNPALTFESQLDDDERKLLHSFQLLSDKKSIFACNVNEDELADAINNPDAHPYVSQVKKYVAEHHNAEAIVISARIEEELIDVSDEEAREFLESLGVQDSGVSDLIRAVYHLLGLRTYLTTGVKETRAWTIPAGAKAPQAAGVIHTDFERGFIAAEVVHYDDLVSCGGKAGAREHGKLRIEGKEYVVKDGDVVEFRFNV from the coding sequence ATGTTACAGGCAGGTATTGTAGGTCTCCCCAACGTCGGCAAGTCCACCCTCTTCAACGCGGTCACCAGAACCCGCAAGGCCCAGGCGGCCAATTATCCCTTCTGCACCATTGATCCGAACGTGGGCATGGTCACGGTGCCGGACTCCCGCCTGCAAGTGCTTTCCGACATGTCCGGCTCTGAAAAAATCATCCCCACGCTCATTGAATTCGTGGACATTGCCGGCCTGGTCAAGGGCGCCTCGGAAGGAGCCGGACTGGGCAACCAGTTCCTGGCGAATATCCGTGAAGTGGACGCCATCGTGCAGGTGGTGCGCTGCTTTGACAATGACGACATCATCCACGAGCTTGGTTCCGTGGACCCCCTGCGCGACATTGAAATCATCAATTCGGAGCTCATTCTGGCGGACATCGCCACCATGGACAAAAGGCTTTCCTCCCGGGAGCGCAAGGCCCGCAGCGGAGACAAGGAAGCCAAGGCGGAGGTGGCCCTCATCACCAAGCTGCTGCCCCACCTGAATGAGGGCAATCCGGCCCTCACCTTTGAATCGCAACTGGATGACGACGAACGCAAGCTGCTCCATTCCTTCCAGCTCCTTTCGGACAAAAAAAGCATCTTTGCCTGCAACGTCAATGAAGACGAACTGGCGGACGCCATCAACAATCCGGACGCGCACCCCTACGTCTCCCAGGTGAAAAAATACGTGGCGGAACACCACAACGCGGAGGCCATTGTCATCTCCGCCCGGATTGAAGAAGAACTCATCGACGTTTCGGATGAAGAAGCCCGCGAATTCCTGGAATCCCTGGGCGTGCAGGATTCCGGCGTTTCCGACCTCATCCGCGCCGTGTACCACCTTCTGGGCCTGCGCACCTACCTCACCACAGGAGTCAAGGAAACGCGGGCCTGGACCATCCCGGCCGGGGCCAAGGCCCCCCAGGCGGCGGGCGTCATCCACACGGATTTTGAACGCGGCTTCATCGCTGCGGAAGTGGTGCATTACGACGACCTGGTATCCTGCGGCGGCAAGGCCGGAGCGCGGGAGCACGGCAAGCTGCGCATTGAAGGAAAGGAATATGTCGTCAAGGACGGAGACGTGGTCGAATTCCGCTTCAATGTTTAG
- the gcvH gene encoding glycine cleavage system protein GcvH — MHDVPENLLYSKDHEWIEIDGDIGTIGISDHAQAELSDVVFVDLPEVGATVAAGDPVAVVESVKAASDVYTPVSGEILEVNEELSNDPSLINSDPYGAGWLYKIRLDVPTETEDMMNATDYEEYCS, encoded by the coding sequence ATGCACGACGTACCAGAAAATCTGCTGTATTCCAAGGATCACGAATGGATTGAAATTGACGGGGACATCGGCACCATCGGCATCTCAGACCATGCACAGGCCGAACTCTCCGATGTAGTCTTTGTAGACCTTCCCGAAGTAGGCGCCACCGTTGCCGCCGGCGACCCCGTCGCCGTCGTGGAATCCGTCAAGGCCGCCAGTGACGTGTACACCCCGGTTTCCGGTGAAATCCTGGAAGTGAATGAAGAACTTTCCAATGATCCCTCCCTCATCAACTCCGATCCCTACGGAGCAGGCTGGCTGTACAAAATCCGCCTGGACGTTCCCACGGAAACGGAAGACATGATGAACGCCACGGACTACGAGGAATACTGTTCCTGA